One genomic segment of Falco cherrug isolate bFalChe1 chromosome 13, bFalChe1.pri, whole genome shotgun sequence includes these proteins:
- the TAF1A gene encoding TATA box-binding protein-associated factor RNA polymerase I subunit A → MDSLLEEEEEEEEEVAARSPAAQARRALLPGLHLPFLPPQFFRPASSHEHKLNFKKSKEVCLNYIQDAILQKQWKRAAEFMTSYVESLEKDYSREYVGPSEIIWRIGTEILCHHSHSSMKEFNSFIEQMKTLGVKRYLKVCLEHAFHLLCNGLTDEAYQNLCLAESWRFGEQTVIQDKEIKLIQAYRGLLDYYSWSKQKSIVLEHGQDGFEDLSVEQEMHGCFRKAAVNLKEIIEIPGVWDQFVKCYVDLLEFYGDHNEARQVLNEYAYNSKFPANPNAHVYLYQFLKRHGESKKSLISALKILYDIVPSHELMIDFNIMLQKSKKRKKRQLGLEVIFSALDYAGWKENVKAWSCLARQVKQIVISEKHLDWIKQEWKSRKDWWPAFHFSHYLAKRNWQENESLSYEKALVAGILLGKDCKYFKYVSHQGCKAQVERFRFLRKFVNKHNPVHLRISGLSDSSLQS, encoded by the exons ATGGACAGcttgctggaggaagaggaggaggaggaagaggaggtggcGGCGAGGAGCCCCGCCGCGCAGGCGAGGAGGGCCCTGCTGCCGGGCCTGCACCTGCCCTTCCTGCCGCCGCAGTTCTTCCGACCCG catCTTCCCATGAACACAAATTAAACTTCAAGAAGAGCAAGGAAGTGTGTTTAAATTACATTCAGGATGCCATACTACAAAAGCAGTGGAAAAGGGCTGCAGAGTTTATGACCTCCTACGTTGAGTCACTGGAGAAAGACTACTCTAGGGAATATGTGGGTCCATCAGAG ATCATTTGGAGAATAGGAACTGAAATTTTGTGCCATCATTCACATAGCAGCATGAAAGAGTTCAACTCTTTCATAGAACAGATGAAAACTTTAGGAGTAAAAAGGTATTTGAAG GTTTGCTTGGAGCATGCCTTTCATCTCCTTTGTAACGGACTAACAGATGAAGCTTACCAAAACCTGTGCCTGGCAGAAAGCTGGAGATTTGGAGAACAAACAGTCATTCAggataaagaaataaagctgattCAGGCTTACAGGGGACTGTTGGACTACTATAGCTGGTCGAAGCAGAAGAGCATTGTGTTGGAACATG GTCAGGATGGATTTGAAGACTTGTCTGTTGAACAGGAAATGCACGGTTGCTTTCGGAAGGCGGCAGTGAACTTAAAGGAGATTATTGAAATACCTGGAGTCTGGGATCAATTTGTGAAATGCTATGTGGAT TTGCTGGAGTTCTATGGAGATCATAACGAAGCCCGCCAAGTATTAAATGAATATGCCTACAACTCAAAGTTTCCTGCTAATCCCAATGCTCATGTTTACCTCTATCAGTTCCTGAAGAGACATGGTGAATCAAAGAAATCACTCATATCTGCACTGAAG atcttGTATGATATTGTTCCTTCTCACGAGCTAATGATAGATTTTAATATCATGCTTCAAAAATCAA aaaaaagaaaaaagcgtCAGTTGGGGCTAGAAGTCATTTTTTCAGCCTTGGATTACGCTGGctggaaggaaaatgtaaaagcGTGGAGCTGTTTGGCAAGACAGGTGAAACAAATTGTGAT CTCTGAGAAGCATCTTGACTGGATCAAGCAAGAGTGGAAATCCAGAAAGGACTGGTGGCCAGCCTTCCATTTTAGCCATTACTTAGCAAAAAGGAATtggcaggaaaatgaaagcCTTTCATATGAAAAAGCTCTGGTGGCTGGAATTTTACTGGGAAAGG atTGCAAGTACTTTAAATATGTATCACACCAAGGCTGCAAAGCTCAGGTGGAGAGGTTTCGTTTCCTGAGGAAATTTGTGAATAAGCACAATCCTGTCCACCTGAGAATATCTGGTCTTTCAGATTCCTCTCTGCAATCTTGA